In Myxocyprinus asiaticus isolate MX2 ecotype Aquarium Trade chromosome 12, UBuf_Myxa_2, whole genome shotgun sequence, the DNA window gtccaATGGATTACTTGCAATGCTTGCttacgtgatttttggagcttaaagatGTTGCCACcccttcatttgcattgtatggaccaaaagagatgAATCTCCATTTgggttcagcagataaaagacaCTCCTACTCATCTGGGTAGCACTTACAATTTTATGGATTTGTAAGctaaagaagttcaaggaactcccgattattcatttactttatgtaACTCTAAGTTCACCTTAAAATTGATATTGCGTTGTACATATTAAGTAAAGCAAAACACTtcgaagctatttatttttatacgtTGTTTGAGCCAacaaccgtttttttttttccctgtcaGATGGATAGTGCAAATTTAGCAGGATTTTAATTTATGCCTAGTGTCAATTTCAAAATCAACCGAAAGCCTTGCCAATAAATGGTAGACATTTTGCTTTTTCAAGTATCATgtatttattacaattaaaatggTGTAGGCTACACCTTATGTTCCATCTCTAAATCTTATTATTGACATTATTTTAGCCACCCTGTGCTCTAGATATATCTGCCATAATAAAACACATTGGTCAACCAATTCCCTCTTCAATATGAATTATAACCTAGTGTTTCAGCCATTAATGGATAgtgcacatttttcattttcaataataaTTTGGTGATTTTTCAGGAAAaattgttcatttaaattcagcaaGTGTGTGTATATCTTATTATGCTATGAGAGAACAAAAACAGCCACCCTGCACTCCCTataagccatttaaaaaaaaaaaaaaaaaaaaaaaaaaaccttattggTCAACCACTAGCATCTTAATTATTCACGGTGTATTCATACTGGAGCAGTATGACTTTCCTCTGTGAACTATTCCCGTATGAACATGCTTTGTATCGAGATGTACAGTCAGCTTTATTTTAATGCCAATTTATCAACTCTGTGTTTTATGTAGTTGGAGAACTCTAGAGATTCCAGTGCTGAAATTATTGCTACGTTCTGGAACAAAGTCCATTTGATAAATACCCTGATTTGAGCCGATACTATGCTAAAGCGTAtgcagacttttattttgaaattgtagATTTCCTTTCGTGATATGGATTGAACTGTGACGTCAGGTTGTGCTATTACTGTGGCGTACTGAGAGACTTTTGTTTTGAAATCCTGCAGATCGACCGGAAGTAGAATTTGTCATTTGTGTTGCTTCTCGTGTGTTCTTGGCCCAGGTTGTCTGATCGCAGAGGAGCGCGATGGATTCCAAACaaggttagttagttagttagttaggaaGTTAACCCGACTTTAATCGCGTCCCTTCTCCATGCACCGCaatttatttgatgtttatttatattgcaATGTCTTTTTCTGTAGCATTAGAGGCTACCTGGAATTAAATCATGATGATAAGTGTCATTTTTATTGCCGACGTTCCTGATAAGGCCGCGCGACCTCATTTAATCCTACATTattataattaacatttaataCTATGAATAGTAATTAGATAATCTTCATGCACAACTATGCATTGGCGTTCAGAAATGAGGCTTATGCAAAGTATGTGGACTGTTCAGTGTGATAAGCCTATGCAACGGTCTGCTGGCAAGAGTACAAGAGGAAGGACATGTTCTGCTGAACAAACCCAAGTGCTTCTGAATTATTGATTAAATGCTTTGGCTTTTGGATGGTTGATGTTCATCTTTAGAAATACAATGGGAAAAGATAAAGAATGCTTGGCCAAATTCCTTGAACTCTGACCTGCTCTATCTAGGCAAACATTCGAGTTTGAGTTTAATCATTGATCCTAAGCATAGGGGTATGACTGAGGTTTCTGTCCTATTTTTATCCTCCCTCAAGCAAGAACAGGATAGGTTCTAATTTAGCTGTGCTAAACATGATCACCCTATGAAACAGGCCGTTGTTGCCTGGTTTCGTGTgtgcattgacatttttttttttttattccttttagaAGGGTGTTTGGATGTTTGTGTTTAGATATAATTTGTTCTGCATCCTCATATGGAAAGCCACCATGACCTGTAGCAGTCTTAAATACTCGATCTTCTCTGTTCAAATCTCAAACAATAATTTTCAGGCTAAGGCTTTATTTCTTTCTAAAATATGCTTGCATACTTCACAGTAAATTGAATGTTATCTGTATACTTGATAAAAAGCATATCCCAAAAGATATGTGTGAACCGTAGATATTCTGAATAACATGTCCAAATTCTGTTTAATACATGCATATGCCAGCTTTcgttttaagatttttagaaaccaGATTATTGACCAGTATTCTGCAATAGGGTATTACATGATGCATGCATAAACTGAATGTGTCCAAATTCTgatattaaaggcatagttcactcaaaaattctctcatcatttactcacctcatgccgtcccagatgtgtgactttttcttctgcacaacacaaatgatgatttttaggagaatatctcagctctgtaggtccatacaatgtaagtgaatggtgaccaaaactttgaatcttcaaaaatcacaaagccagcataagagtaatccatacgactccagtggttaaatccatatcttctgaatcgatatggtaggtgtgggtgagaaacagatcaatatttaagtcctttttttactatatgtTTCCACCATTAAAGAATGTGCATCAgcaaaagaaagtgaaatgggAGATTTCTAGTAAAGAAGgtcgtaaatattgatctgtttctcacccacccctatcatatcacttctgaagatatggatttaaccactggagttgtatgggctacttttatgctggcttaatgtgcttttttgagcttcagagtttaggtcaccattcacttgcattgtatagacctatagagctgagatattcttctaaaaatctttgtgttctgcagacgaaagTCGCACATCTAgcatgccatgagggtgagtaaatgagagaattttcatttttgggtgaactgttcctttaatctgAATATTAATGTGCAATTAAATGTGGTTATTGCTTTGAATTAAACCATGAAGTTGCATTATCGTACTGTCTTGTGTTATCGGTTGATGTCATCAGCTCTTATTTTGTCACTGTGCTCTTCCTCTTTGACTGGCAGTGGTGGACCTGCTGTATTGGCGAGATCTGCAGAGGACGGGGGTGGTGTTTGGAGCCAGTCTGTTGCTGCTGCTGTCCCTCAGTGCATGCAGTATTATCAGTGTCTTCTCCTACGTCGCActcgccctgctgtctgtcaccatCTCCTTCAGGATATACAAGGGCATTTTACAGGCCATTCAGAAGTCAGAGGATGGACACCCCTTCAAGTGAGCGCACACACTTTGAAACTTTAAATAATGAGTAGCTtgacaaaatacagtttcaaaggtgatttctgtatttattttttttaatgtaatgtttaaaattagggctgtcaattttttttttttattatatatttttttatttaaatgcatgatatgctgattaagtagtcacaattaatcacatgtaTAAATATTGCTGAGAAAacccacaaattaaaaaaataataaaaaattagtcatttaaattatataaataatgcatattataaaaataaaaattcagaaaatttaaatgcattgcattattgTGACAGACGAGCAAATCATTGATAAGAAATTACAAaatgtggctttagaaggcagtaTTTAGTTTATTTCCATAATATTTACCATTACCTTagcattggcctacagtccacaacaATCCATTTTGGACTTGTATTTGTCAATCTGGCTGTGATAGATTTAATATAAGGGCTTATTTaaggatgcatcaatgtacacatgcgtcagatgaacgcttttggagcatctcactttggttgcgttatGTCATAAACGCAGCGcgtttaggttgctgtgtcaagatgGATCTtggaaaacacatcttgagatccctgcattcagaattgtGCATTTGTTTGTGGTCCGAAATTTCACTTGGGTGGCTGCCGAAAAACTGTCAATGACTGAATAACCCTGTTCTTCAATTCTCTGTCTCAAGTTAAGCCACTCCACCTTCCTCCATTTCTCCGACAGAATGTGTACCATGTAGGTGTAATgtgaatagaatgaggtgcacCTGTCTTGCCACACGGTGGTGATTTTGCGCAACCGCGATAGATAACTGGTATACATTTTGTATTATCTCTAATTTCTACAGGTTTATCGTGTTTactggtatatcgcccacccctagttgGGAGTGTATGTTTGATTATTGCATCAGTTCGTTTGGATGTAAAGCCCTACGCACGAACACTGTAAAAAAACTGCAATGTAAAGTTTTATACTACATCGCCAGTGTTTGGCAAAAGTAACTTGTTACTAGAAAAGCTACGCTGTTTTGAAGAGTTGAACTACTCTCACACTActtaaaatgtagttaagttaataGCGTCACTACTTGTAGTTGTTAAAACACTGGTGCAGGCATATTGTAATTGCACCAATCTCACACACTTAGACGCCATGTTTTCTTCACTTTGCATCATCTGAATGCAAAACAGTGGAGATAATCCTGCTTTGATCAGTTTGTTTTCCACTGTGTAAGAAGGCAGATCTGTGGAGCTTAACTTCTGGGCTTACATGAGGTGCTTATGTTTGAACCTCACCCATTAGTTTGACTTCCTGCCAAAATTGTAATTCCCTGCTGTGAACTAGAGCAGCAGAATCCAACAGCTTGAAACATTCTTATTCTGTTGAAAGTAATGTGGTCGAAATATCCATATATCTCTTATACAGCATATTTACTTGTTTCAGCAAGCATCTAAGTTATGTTTTAAAACGCAGTGAGGTACCTTGCTGTacactgcctacataggcagcaaccttctaaaggccaaagtatactttcgTTGTCCGCATTGCTGATAGCATTGCACGGTATGCGAGACAAAaattgtcatcagcacagtttgcatgcggcccagattttctcgtcCTGCGGATGCGGTTCTCATCTGTGCACATTGTTGGCCTATGTGCCTGCCATTTAACTGTATTAAAGAGTATCAAAAAGCAGCTGTTGTGGGCATGCGTCAAATGCGTATTCGCTCATGGTCAGAGTATTCTTTGAAAGGCAACAATCCGAAATACAGAAAAACTAAATATACCTGGGACTTAAGGTAGCATCCTAACTGCAATGTAACCTCATAAATGACTTATTTGGAGTGctgtacataggcagcaactccttGCGACACATGAATGGTGTGCCTTAAGTTAATACCGGCACTTGGCTCATAGTTGATTACAAATTTGATGttggcatgttgctaagctaacaacacaatagTTTTAAATGCAAGTAATATGGCACACGCGCACACATTGTGTAAATATAACTTTTACATTTGAGCTCATCAcaattatttcctttttaaagTCGCGCGTAACTGGCCAAGttttaaaattgctttttttttttggcgcatTGTTTTATTGACATGCGAGTAGGCGGCACTGTTTGAACGGATGAGCATTTGCATTACCAGCACAATGTGGTCACGTACATTTTCGACCACCTCCAAATCTCAAaacgttttggaccctgtttagacctgtatttagtgttGCCCCATTTCAAACGGATCGGCCAAAATGCGTCTGAATACACCAGGTCAAATAAACGTGCTTTTTTTGCATCTTGTGCAGGAATGCTACATTTTGACGAAGCTGTCACAAGTTAAAAGTACTTCTGTTATGTTCTGTTTGTTGCGCTGCTTCTAGTTTTTTTTTGAACGCAAGGACGCATACGTGTGAATGGCTTCTTAGGATGTCTTTAGAAGATGTTGTTGGCTTCTGTTTGCTGTCATCATGTTGGAAGTGTGTAAGTGATATCTAAAATGCTGTGTGAGTAGGAGTAACACTGTAAACCACCTTTCTCTGTACAGGATGTATCTGGATAAGGATATCGTGATCCCGACCGAGATGGTTCATAAGTACAGTGATGTTGCTCTGGGGCACATCAATGCTGGCATCAGGGAACTGCGACGGCTCTTCCTGGTGGAGGATCTGGTGGACTCGCTCAAGGTTTGTTTCTTTCTAGGGGAACAGAGGAAATAAAAACCTGATTAAGCTCTTTCAGCTCACCGACTCTCTTAATTGAATTGGTCTCCAAAGCTACACTCGGACTGAAGACTAAAAAATACATTATGTATAATCGGTAGTAACCGATAaattggccaatagtttttaaaaacaattcatttaatgtaaaaaattaattttccTTACCAagacgggcacagacattgaggctacaagagataaaaatgaataaaaccccaaaaagcagtttattgtgcaaacaaaatcccaataataatcagaaaaaataagatttggtgcGTAAAGCGAaacttttaacaataaacaagccGGAAATGCActggagactcttattttgaaatgacagtcaATGCACAATGTAAGTATATGCCAAATGAAAAACCAGTATATCACTCCACCTGTATTTTGGACACAACTATTCATTCTTTTATATTactgttttccacattttagaataatcaaattcatttaaatctatgtaataaaacaaataaaagtatGTCCCGTTATGTAGTGAcaattgtttttaaaagtatgtttttttttttttttttttttttttttttttagctttgtcaAAGCAGCCACaatttgcctagattacagctgAACAGAGCCTCGGCCTCCCTTTTGTTTTTGGTAGGAATTGTTGGCAGTCAGGTTTGTGGGTTTGCTCAAGTGTAGCAGGAAGGGGTCACGAATGTCTCTACAAAGCAGCCTTTGTTGACCAGGCTGAGGGGATTTGGACTGGGCTCTGACAGGATAAAAAAAATCTTGCCAAAGACACAGacccctctctctctcgccaCAGCAGACACTGTGGTTTAAATGGCGAGTTTATTGAGGGTGGGAGTTAGATTGGGGGTTTAAAGTATCAGCTGTGGTCTTTCGTTGTAGAATGGTGGTCTTTAGTCATGTGATTCACAGTTTTAGACCCCTGTCACATGACCATGCTTGCTGCAAGGTTGAATGGCAGCGACTGAATAGTTGGACTACACCTTTCACCTCCCTCTGCGTTGTTGCTCTAATGTCCGGGGTTGCCATGCTGAGAGCATTCCAATTCTGATGAGCGAGCCATTCAAAGAGCTATCCATTTGTTTTGTCTGACCGGTATACGCTACAGTTTGTTTTTTCTAGTTTACTTATTGTGGCATTTGGGGTCAAACTAGCACATATTGCTATCTGAGATGACAAAGGTTCCATAAACTTAAATCTGCAAACTATGTGACCTAATATACCAAGATGAAGTAATTATTCAACATTGGTGGGCAAAATGTAATGGTTTAAGAATAGTCTAttgaaaatcccatattggttgaccactaatctgacagggttcccacgtgtcctggaaaacatggaattttgcaatgcagttttccagccatggaaaagtcatggaaaatttgaaaatacctaaatgtcctggaaaaaaaattatttgttcagGAAAATATTTCAGCATAATAAAACGATTTGATTGTTGCTAGAAAGGTTtccgttacatgtacaaaaatatggtaacaatcactgatatatatatataatatagaactgtTTATGATGTCAAAaaagtgaagccactgcgccgccatattgctaagcccaaacattccaatgtccctaatgacataataggaaatcatctcatttcagcaaataaacattagtcattcaatcaccgattttatatctgaaatttgCATGTACATACCTACAacgcaaacgtcctacacatgtaattatttatttaaagtcaggaAATTTTTCTTGAAAGCCCAAGTGAGTtgtgtatctatatcaaacagtctacctctaacaaacttaatcagcgaacagatcagctgaatgtaaacaagttcactgaaactgaggtaagatacaaacagacattttcagacttatttattgggAGCATCAAAGTGTTTGATCAAAGTTacttatgttttcatcaaaaagtggctttttctcgCAGTCACTTGAATAATAGCGcacactctctccctctatcacacgtGCAGCGCAGAGAGGGAGACACGCAAAGGtgcttaaaattaaactgatatgctaggtttaaatggcaaacgaacacCTTATTTatatgtatccatgtatgactacagagagcacttcagtatgaaaacaagcaaatcccaggcatttaaggtgatttagaaatcccggtatGACTTTTTTTAAAGCCCTGTTCGGGGGTACaacgtattgtcaccctaaacagcTTTTCCTAcctttggtgatcgttgtgctgcactgatagactgaacaccagggcaggtgaatgctctgacgtCGTGATCCGGGTATATCTTCTCCCTCTTAACAAATATTATCCAGAAcatgcaaattaaacattaaacatgattgtcactagagggcgaaatgtgACTTGTATCTAGAGATCAGAGACTGTGAAACGGGGGGGCCTGTCAGTAATTGATGCTCTATGAccgtttgggcataccaagatggccacacaaacacttccggtggcttcacctcctgctagCAGTTTATCGTTGCGTCAGCGAtccattattatatatatatatattagtggtaACGATCGAATACACAAAttcatattgttttgtcactgccggcagctgcgcattgtgaaacGACATCAACGGTTGAGGGCGATTACACCCTCCATGATTGATTACAGCTGcggccaatcgtgtgcttggcaatCGCGGTCCAACTGAGGCAGATTGCTTGACTGGGTACAGCTACAGCCAGTCGTGTGCTTGGCGCATGCACCGTGAGATGTggcactcgtgaaacttctcattcataaacaaactgaatgacctggtacatgtaccgactgaatgagaggggcatgttgttcgttTACTTCAGCATCGGCATGTGAGTCTACATTGTTCATCACAGAGAGAAAAGGGTGGAAGAGCTATTAATACATAAAAGTGACTGTTTATACATGTTGatgggctttcacatgactcgcatcagcgctgccgaatacattgaagtctatgaagtgacgcgtcAATGCAATCTCGGCTCCAACTTCACCAGTGTTTTTTCACACACTATTTTGCctcacacaaatgatgtctttgagagtacaaagctacaataaatatttttgaagAGATATTGAACGTCTCATAATTTAAATTACCTTATCGTTTCCGAGTGTAGGAAAATTATTCAGTACATCTGCTTTTGttcttatgatgcttaaacattctactgaattcagtagatttgacatgcaaattttaataaaggagaaggtaaggatctTTTTGATACTCATTATTAGActgttattgttgtctttttggatgaaaagtcatgctctgcagttcacaaactgaactgaattagatctgctttgttcttataatgcttaaatactataaagtctcttggcagattttgGTCGTGAtcatctcaaaatgattcaatgactcactcattgcaCATAACACCCTCATTTGTTaccacctagtggcatctccagaaggggtcactgaactaatcaattAAGCAAAACTGAACTAATTTGTAAAACCGAAGCCACGCCATGCCAAAATACCCTTTTATTTTTTCAGCTAAATCTGCGcaattgtgcagataattttctatacttgaatcattaaaatgg includes these proteins:
- the rtn4a gene encoding reticulon-4a isoform X3 — its product is MDSKQVVDLLYWRDLQRTGVVFGASLLLLLSLSACSIISVFSYVALALLSVTISFRIYKGILQAIQKSEDGHPFKMYLDKDIVIPTEMVHKYSDVALGHINAGIRELRRLFLVEDLVDSLKFAVLMWILTYVGALFNGLTLLILGLIGAFSWPVIYEKHQAQIDHYYGLVNKQIKDIVGKIQAKIPGAKPKTE
- the rtn4a gene encoding reticulon-4a isoform X2; amino-acid sequence: MQPNSDNTTPMTTLGMDFKNWKEQVVDLLYWRDLQRTGVVFGASLLLLLSLSACSIISVFSYVALALLSVTISFRIYKGILQAIQKSEDGHPFKMYLDKDIVIPTEMVHKYSDVALGHINAGIRELRRLFLVEDLVDSLKFAVLMWILTYVGALFNGLTLLILGLIGAFSWPVIYEKHQAQIDHYYGLVNKQIKDIVGKIQAKIPGAKPKTE